A window of Oncorhynchus tshawytscha isolate Ot180627B unplaced genomic scaffold, Otsh_v2.0 Un_contig_7283_pilon_pilon, whole genome shotgun sequence genomic DNA:
CTGTGGGTTAATTACCTTGTGTCAAGCCATGAAAATGTGATAAGCCTGATGAGTTTGCCGTTTGTGAAAATAATATAAACGTTTATTCTATCAAGACACGAGGATTGTGCATGAGAAGGACAGTTGGAGCGCACCTGATTGGCTTAGCATGAATAGTCATGGAAAATGGAGAGAAAGATATCCTACTACATTCCCATTAAAGTGAGATGAGAAAATGATGGTTAATATAGCTGTTATCTGATACATTTTAGTCTGATTCATATTCTAAGGCAAATTGTTGTGTTTGCGCAACATTGTGATGTTGAAGCATGGttcattttcatacatttttaaccTATAGCATGAATTACTGAACTCAATAGAAACATGAAATGATGGCTGATAGTACATTTGTTGAAAGTAACAAGCATTACTAAACAGAAATATGGAAATAAGACAGATATTGTGCACTTCTCGCCAGCTGTTACTTTCATCCCAAGGCTGGGTTTCTCCCGCCCCGTCGGCcaacgtacagaataatacgaaatgctctgagaccaggctgcgTAATTTTGCTGAAATTCCGTTCTTGGtctattagatttttttttgtcatttattcTAGAAACGAAATTACAGTTGCTAATAGTAGAGgacatatacattgtttgtcatAAAATACGTTATCTCTAGCGCTTTCGATCTGTGAGTAATTAGGGAAAAAACGGCGTTAAAGTGTTCATCCCGGTTCTTTCCAATTTAACAGGGTGGTGAAGGCTacacctttccaataaatatcgagggtctgattctggtgacatgatgatcgatgcttgactgccgtttgacaactAAAAATATTCTCAATCCATAAAAATTATCCATAATAATTTCATAAATGTAGACTACCCGCAAAGTATCTTCGAACAGTTGACTAGAGCGCACGTCCAAGGCCTAGAGTTGCACTagaattgtttttttaaatattatttatatattttattttctggATGTATTTAGTATTTTCTTGTTTataccagttttttttttttttttgttagacatgtttgatgtagcGGTGTAAAGTTGATAATGTTgtattatacatttttaaaaacgttaaaaaataaaataaaatataaaaatgaattaatacaaaaaatacaaaaaggtcagtttggtggaaacaccactgATGGGAAAAtgcaaattatttttttattcggATTTTAGACTATTTGTATGAAAATCTGTCGGAAATTGGATGGGAACAGAAGCTAGTGTCTGACATGGAGTCAAGACCGAGTAAAAACTTATCCAACGTCGAGACCAACACACTGTAGACTGGTCTGGAATAATGCAACACTGGTGTGTTGTTGCATGGCAGAACTAGCTAAGGGGTCTAGTCAATCAATTTATTGATTTAGCCAGGATACTTCACTcagtgaccagggcccataggctgCACCGTTCGGGACGCCCTGAGTGATCCAGTGGTCTCCATTtgccagcacacatacacaatacaataTGTCATGGTATTGTTGGGTTAATTACACTTCATAACAGAATGCTTTGGCACATATCGATATCATCACACAGACGCCAAGGAAACTGAACAGTTGCCATGACTGGTCCATGAAATTTGAAACTCATTCTCTGTAAAATAATGATCAATAAAGTTTTATTCATATGAATTAAAATGCATAAAAAGTGCAAATTCAACCCCGAAATGTGCTGACAATTCCAACTTATACACCAAGCTCatttactaaaataaaataattagtaCACAATCATATTTCATAAATTAATGTATAAAATCACAAATAAAATACATCAATACTGCACTATCATCCCATGGTATTAGATGTAGCCTAGCAACTGAATTACTTACATTTTATACAGGGCCATTTTCtttatactgttactgtactttAACAAATGTATAGCAATACTGTAGTACTTATATTCTATAATCAAGGCAAATATATTAAAATGACAACCAAGGAAAGGTAACATGTTAGGAAGACAGGTGAGCCTGTCACTTTGGACTTAAAACAACAAACAGAAATTAGAATCATAGTTAGTTGACATCTAATTCTGAAAAAGTGATACTACATCTGGACTCTATACTCAGGTATTCACCATTTTCCCCAGAAATTCTGGCAAAAGGATTCCGGATTTCTTGCTTCAGAATTCAGGAATCTTCAAAATGGGATtactggaaaacctgggaattttggggaAATGACCAGAATTGAAACCCCATTGGCACCTCATATGGTAGTAGCATTTACTGACAGACACAATCATAATACTGTCCGCTTGAAGCACTCAAAATGTTTTAATCTCCGTGGCTAAATTGGATATGGTGACAAGTTTGGTGGTCATGGGTACATTTAGACAACAAGATTAGACCAATCATCAATATACCCCTTAATACTTGTTGAAAATTGCTTAATGCTGTGATGGAGAACAACGTGCTTAATGCTGTGATGGAGAACAACGTGCCACTCACTCCAGCTTTCTGGTATTTGGTAAAGTATCTCATGTTACAAAGTTTAAGGAATAATGTAGAGAGACGATTCAATTACGACTGAAGTTCCAAACATAAATACAGTCCTAAGAAACAAATGTGTTTTTCCATGTTAGATCAGATAGTATATCAACTGAAACACAACCAtatggggctcctgagtggcgcagcgggctaaggcactgcatctcagtgctagaggcatcccATAAGGGCGGCGTGCAATTGGCCTAGCTTCGTCCGTGttaggggtaggctgtcattgtaaataagaatttgttctttaactgacttgccaagttaaataaaggttaaataaatctcCTCTTGAGCATTGAGATAATACACGTGAAAGCCTACACTGAATCAGCCCAGGTGTTCTGTTATGTTAACAGATCCAAAATAAAGCTATTTTATAGTCTGATGACAACCAAAGAAGTGTCTAGTTGTAACCAGATAATGATGAGACAATAATTCACCCATAGTGCAGTAAGACACGAGGGCAATGTCAACCAAACCATTAGCATGTTGTAATTCTAGGAGTGTTGGATTGTTACCAAGCAATATCTTAAAATAAGCCAAATTATAAAACTGCATCAATATGCTGATAGGCTAAAACTACTAAATAACTATTCTCTAGTCTTCCACTTACTCATCCTAGAGATTAGATTTTCATTTAATTCATTTTGAAAAGCAAAGGCAATTAAATGAAAACATGTAATAACTTTTCCTCAGTGCTTCCTAACTGATCGGGTGCTAATTTGCATACTACCATTGCACAAATCTAAAAGGGTAGAACGTATACCTCCTCTGAGAAACAACCAGAGTACAGTAGTTGAGAAACAAGAGATGGTTCTAAAAACTCTGACGTCACAAACAAGAGCTGTGTAGAGGGACCTAGAtactgatgatgtcatagtgtaTTTCCTGTCTTCAGGCTCATGCAGAGCTTTCGCCTCCCGTCATCGTTTTTGCAGAGTGGTTCCCAGTTCAGTTGTCTCCCCAGACTAGTGACACTAGGCTGCCTTAGTGCTGGAGTAGTGGTGTCACTTTCAACCGGAGGACGGACTCActgtaatggatggaatggaatttatggtttccatgtgtttgataccattccattcactccactccagccattattatgagacgtcctcccctcaccagcctcctctgtactGCAGGGTTGAGAGCAACATGTACCTCTTTAAATAAAATAGTAGCCAGGTCCCAGCCAGGCTTTAGCTTGGCCTTAACCAATCAGAATGGTCATCTGGCTCCGGTGCGCTTGACAACAATAGTGCCAGCCACCATGTCATACACAGTCCTGTTGTGTTGGAAGAAGAAGACCGTGATGAAGGCTGGGAACAAGAAGGCAATGGAGAAGTTTTTGTTCATGGCTCGGACTGTCGATCTGAAGAAGGACACAGGGACAATACGTGTGAAAGTCACGGAGATGATAGAAACAACAGAGGAGCAGAACATCAAGGGACTTCATCGAATGGCCAGATTGTCATGTTTCCCCTCATCACCACTTCAAAAATCAAGTGTCAAATAACCAAATGAGCTGGTTTATTATTTCACAACACGTGGATGGAGGGTTGGTGTTGGTGTGATCCACTACTTACGCAGAGAGAGTGACGTTGGTGGCAGGCACCACGAGGACCCGGTTGGGTTGAACCAGGATGGAGGAATCACAGCTGATCACTCTGAGACCAATGAGAAACTTCCCTGGAGTGGCGCCCCCTGCTCCCCAGATACACACAATCTGACAGGAGACAATCAATCAAACCGTACTATCAACAGAGGGAACTTGTATttgcagacagagaggagaaacatgaTAAAATACACCAAATCCATATCAAAGACTTAAAAAACTATCACAGTGCAACGTCAGGAcaaagacagaaacatcaggaCAAAGACAGAAACATCATCCCACTGCAACGTCAGGAcaaagacagaaacatcaggacaaagacagaaacatcaggaCAAAGACAGAAACATCATCCCACTGCAACGTCAGGAcaaagacagaaacatcaggacaaagacagaaacatcaggaCAAAGACAGAAACATCATCCCACTGCAACGTCAGGACAAACACAGAAACATCATCCCACTGCAACGTCCGGACAAAGACAGAAACATCATCCCACTGCAACGTCCGGACAAACACAGAAACATCAGGACAAAGACAGAAACATCATCCCACTGCAACGTCAGGACAAAGACAGAAACATCATCCCACTGCAACGTCAGAACAAAGACAGAAACATCATCCCACTGCAACGTTCAGACAAAGACAGAAACATCATCCCTCTGCAACGTccagataaagacagaaacatcaTCCCACTGCAACGTCAGGACAAAAACAGTCAAGGGTCATTTCACAGCCCAGAGACATTTAAAGCAGAAAATCAAAACATTGTGTGTGATTTCTGTTCACAGTAGCAGTTTGATTCGTCACCTGACCTCATAGAAACACACTAATATCCGGTAGACCAGGGCGACCAGCATCATCTTCTGGAGTTCTTCCATGGACGTGTCTTCATCTATTTCCTCCACAATGAAATGCATGGCGAACTTGGAAATGTCCCTGAAACAAGAATACAAGTGATTCTTCAATCATGActacatttaatttatttatcctttattttaacaggtaagttgactgagaacacgttctatACAGTAGTTATGCATGCTACAAATGATTCTTCAATCATTAATACATACAGTAGTTATGCATGCTACAAATGATTCTTCAAtcatgactatatacagtagttatgCATGCTACAAATGATTCTTCAAtcatgactatatacagtagttatgCATGCTACAAATGATTCTTCAAtcatgactatatacagtagttatgCATGCTACAAATGATTCTTCAATCATGACTATACACAGTAGTTATGCATGCTACAAATGATTCTTCAAtcatgactatatacagtagttatgCATGCTACAAATGTTTCTTCAATCATGAATATATATAGTAGTTATGCATGATTCTTCAATCATGACTATATTTTCACAGTAGTTATGCATGCATTGGACTAATCTTTACCATCACCCATGGAGTGCGAAACAAATCAATTCCTAGGATGTTTAAATAAAATACTACTTCTGATCAGGGGCCCAATAGAGGGGGGGGGCATAGAGGGGGACCCATAGAGGGAGGCCCAATAGAGGGGAGCCCATAGAGGGGGGACCCATAGAGGGGGGCCCATAGAGGGGGACCCCATAGAGGGGGACCCCATAGAGGGGGACCCCATAGAGGGGGGACCCCATAGAGGGGGACCCCATAGAGGGAGACCCCATAGAGGGAGACCCCATAGAGGGGGGGGGACCCCATAGAGGGGGGACCCATAGAGGGGggggcccatagtgctctggtctaaaggaatGCACTATAGGGAAAAGAAGAACAGAAACATTTGCATTAAACTAAACTCACTTCATCCCACTCAGATGCATGATGCTGAGAATAATAGTTGCTTTGATGAAGAACAGAATGAAGAAATCCACCATTTCAGCCATGAACctttgaagaggagagggaatacTGTATTCTccacctgcaaacacacacaaaacatttacatttaagtcatttagcagacgccagGGGTCACCAAACTCTTTCCATTCGGGGCCCCCCTTCCAGCGTTGGGGAACATCCCGGGCCACCCCTGTGCGTGCACGCACcatgtctatttctatgggcacaggCAATGTTCAcgacacacactgttcacactcctcgctggtggagagaattttgcagatttaaagcttatttcctgcaattccacacattttgTCATGTGGTGCAAAGAAAATGCTGCAGTTTTAAAGGACATTTTCTTGGAATTCTATACATTTTACCATGTCTAATGTGAATTCATGTGATTTTTGAGTGACCAAAAAAATTACAACAATATCTATGGGCCTCCCCATAGATTTGGGAACCACcgatttagcagatgcttttatccagagcatCTTAAAGTCGTGAgtaaatacattttcatattgATTTTCTGTACTGGTCTCCCATGGggatcaaacccacaaccctggtgttgcaagcaccgTGCTCTACCAAATGAGCCACAGATGTCGCCAACACATTCATTGACGACGGTTATTGTCCTTCAAGAGGAAATTCCTTGTTTCAAAAATGTTAATATGCCTAGGTTGGGGGTCTTTAGCAACCCAGGCCTATAGCAGATGAGCCTACGGTGTTTACTTTAGCAGACCACAGAGGGCACTATTTTCATAATTCATCACTGTAACAGGCCTGTTGTCATGTTGCTTTTATCTCAAACAGTTATTTAGCTATATAACCAACGTTATCATATTAGACACATTAAACAAATACAATAATAACAACACCTGTGTCTCTGATAGCTACCTGGCCGTTGTGCATTGCCGttctgttgtggttgttgttgcgCTGGTACTGAAGTGGACACAGCACCACTCCCAGCCGTTTCCCCAGGCGGAATCCCAGCCGCGGGGATGGCGGTTGGATACGTGGATAAGGGGAGTCCAAATGGATTATTGTACCAGTTCTGGGCATCAAAATTAGGGAAATCCGCTGGCCAGACGGGTGCAGTGAGTGGTTGCATTGGTTGCGGTGCAAAATACGGAGAAGCAGACACTGCCAGCCAACTTTGCCAGTTCACATATGCCGTGTAGTACTGCCACATCCACCCCTGCAACTTTTCACAGTACTCCGAGGTTGTACGTGTTTCGACAGTGCCCTTTCCACTTTCCGAAGTGTCTTGATGACGTAATTTTGGCATATTTTCGCCGATATCTAGCTTCTCTCTAATATTAAAAGACATGTTTTTCTTATCGACTTGTCTGTTTGTGTTCCCCACATCAGCCATGTTTAACGCCGACGTCACATCCGGAAGGATGTTTCCATTTCCGTGAAGAAAATATACGATTTCTGGAATAACATAATTACTGTGATAATAATTGCAAATATTTTGCGAGTAAGCTGCATTCAAAGAGGTAAACAATATCGATGATAAAACAATCACTCACAGCAACATCTCATAAAATAAATAGTTTCGTCATCCTATTCCCAGCCTGGCCGAAATGGACACCGTGCACTTCTACATACCACTAGGGCGCAGCACTGCTTCCCTTATAGTGAAAGACGCAGAGCATTGGAAATACACTGACTAGCCTTCTGTACCAGATAGTATTATTGACTATTCTTCACTCCAATCACAATGAATTCGACTATGGTCTTTAGTTCCAAACCCACCACTAATAGCCATATTATTTTCACCTATCCTTTTTTCAGATAATTTCCAAagaatgaccagagagagagaggagatcttTGTTCCATTAAGGCCTGGTATGTCCTTGAAATGACTTACATCTCACACCTTCAATGGATGACTGGAGGTGCAGTGTGCACAACCTTGTCCTGCAAATCTGCCactgtctgtatattttatatagCAACAGTAGGCTATTTAACCACTCTGTGTTTTTTTGCACTTTGAGAATTGTGAAATTGGATGCATCTGATATGCCCTCTATGTCCACCGCTACTGCTGCTTTTCTTAACGTTTTACAGCAAGCAAACAGTTAATAAGTTcaattacattacagccttcatCTCAGAATTCCTTCGCCAACTAATTTCCAAGAACTTGCCAATCGGTTCTTTGATgcctcaaaataaaataaatctgttCAAAGGACCCCTGCCACTACCACAGAGTCTAAAGAAAAATCTGAGGCACAAGGCCATTTTCAAAGAACTGCCCTAAGTCAGCTTAACCTAAACAACAATGTGGTTATTCAGCCGTAACAATCGGACACCCAGGGTTCTGACGTTCTTTGGGAGATCAGATTGTAATAGAAAGTCCCTGAATGTGTTCTCAGGATACAGGGGACTGGTAAGTTGAGGAGGGGTGGACAGGGGACTGGTAAGTTGAGTAGGGGTGGACAGGGGACTGGTAAGTTGAGTAGGGGTGGACAGGGGACTGGTAAGTTGAGTAGGGTTGGACAGGGGACTGGTAAGTTGAGTAGGGGTGGACAGGGGACTGGTAAGTTGAGTAGGGGTGGACAGGGGACTGGTAAGTTGAGTAGGGGTGGACAGGGGATAGAGTAAGGAGAAGAAAAGGGAAAATGGAGCAAAAGAGTAACAAAAATGTCAGAggagtgtgtgcaaatgtgtgtgtgtgtgtgtgtgtgtgtgtgtgtgtgtgtgtgtgtgtgtgtccttggtcTTATTCAACTTGGCTAGATCAGCTTTTCATTAATCAGGACAGATTGCTGCAGGAGCACCACCCATGGTCATAATCATTCACGAAAACACCCAAATCTTTCGGAGAATTTGGCCGCAACCTACTGCCCCAGAAAGCCCTAATTAAAGGAATTAGGTGCACTTGCTTGGACTggaagtctgtgtctgtgtcctaaatggcaccccattccctatttagtgcatttcttttgaccagagccctatgggccctcttatgggccctagtcataagtagtgcactataacgggaatagggtgccatttgaggcaGATGTAGTATCAGAGTGGCTGAGGGGGTTTATGGGGAGGTTTAGAGGGGAGGCCAAATCCCAGTTTAAGGTCTATGTTGTGACCTCTCATCTGTAACAGGCTTATTGTTGTGGATGCAAagacttcatcccaaatggcagccaattccttatgtagtgcactacttttgactagggcccatagggcagtggtcaaaagtagtacactatatagtaaatagggtgccatttgagacgtacCCTAGGACATCACATTCCATATTAGATTGTCCTTTGTGTTTGACTAACAACAGCATAACAAGGGACCCCGTGACACTCCTCAGTTGTAACCCTGCTGGTTTCAAAGTGTGTGCAAGGCAGTGTGAGCTTTTTGATCCAATAGTTATGTGCATACTTGATACATTTGGCAAACACAATGTTCGAGGAATAGTTTGGCCTTGGTTTTGAAGAAACACTCCCGGATGTGTTGACtgaatcattgtgtgtgtgtgtgtgtgtgtgtgtgtgtgtaaccaacTAACTTGCAACTGTAGTGACGCTATCATGACAAATCACTTAGTTTCAAAAAGCACATGATATCATGTGTGAAAAATCTGACCATGAAGCAAAAGAAAGTTGGTCTTCTCTCAAGGTCTGCATCCCAAGTAACACCCGATTCCCTTTATAgcgcatagggctctggtcaaaagtagtgcactatgcagggaatagggagACATTTGTTATGCAGAAAAGGTTAggcccgggtcaaaagtagtacactatgtagggaatagggagccatttgggatgcagaaaaGGTTAggcccgggtcaaaagtagtacactatgtagggaatagggagccatttgggatgcagaaaggttaggcccaggtcaaaagtagtgcactatgtagggaatagggagccatttgggatgcagtaaaGGTTAggcccgggtcaaaagtagtgcactatgtagggaatagggagccatttgggatgcagaaggTTAggcccgggtcaaaagtagtgcactatgtagggaatagggagccatttgggatgcagaaggTTAggcccgggtcaaaagtagtgcactatgtagggaatagggagccatttgggatgcattaaaGTTTTAGGTTTAAGGCATCTCAACCCAAAGAGCCAGATACAAAAAGGTGCTTGTCATTCATTCATCAGTCCAGGTCCATTAAGCAGCAACAGCAATCCAGTGTTATTACCTTACTCAGAACTTACTCCGTTCATGAACAAGAGACTGTTAATGCTGCGTTCCTAACCAGGTGGGATGTTACCAGTTGTGAAGCCATGaataccagttggatgcattcacgTGCTTTGAACTCGTTGAGGAATGCTGATTGACTAATGGCCAACAAGCTACATAAACCATAATCTAACAGAGCATGTGGGAGAAGTGGGAGCTCAGGATGAtagtttcccactagtaattaccagttggaagTCCGTTCAAATGGATTTTCCCCCAGTCGTATGTGGTAAATTCCCACTTCATTACGAATGCAGCACAAGGCATCAGGTGTTATGTCTAATGGGTGCTGGAAGGCTCTGAAGAGGGCTGGACAGTACTCCCTCTGGCATTGTGCATTCTTATTGGATTTGACATTTTTGGGACCTGTTGACAATGAGCTCATTTGAACTAATCTTTCTGGGAGATTTCTGCATTTCGTTAGCCTATAACAGTAGGGTGATATGTCAGATGGCATAACCTTTACTTTGACTACATGACTCTACCCAGATGAGCACTCAATTACATAGAAGCGCTGGCACAATCTTAACTTGGTCTTGAAATGTTCAAATTTCTGATCTTGGGTCTACATACGAACCCGTCAGCCCTACCTTTGGGACAAATTAACCCTAAAACAGAACAGCCAAAGGGGGGGGGAACTATGTAGAATGTAAGCCAatgatattttttaaatggtcaaCTTGGCACCTGTACTTGTAGTTTGAGAATTTTTAATTTTGGCACCCAGCCTGGGTAAGCTTGTGAATTATTTCCCACCCATGAATGGATTTAGGATTCAGCAAGTGTCCTGTAAGTTCATTTGCATTAATGAATTTtgtgaaaactagtgcactataaagcTAACAGGGTGGCATTTAGAAATCTTGAGTAGGACCTCTCCTAGAGACATTTGGAACAAACGGTAATGCTGCAGTCATAACAGCAACACTGGGCAGACCACTGGTCCCAGTAGTCATATTCAGAAGCACCTGAATGCTACTGAAAAGTTAAGCATAGAACAGTCCTAAATGGGCAAAGAAATTCATGTTTTAAAGTTCAGTAATAGCTAGTTAGCAGCAGCACACTAATATGAAGGTATCCAGGGTTTAGTTACCATGCCACTGCTCAGACAATACTTCATAGTCCTCAGTGGTTTAGGAGTGGTGATAGCCCAGTGTCACAATAAAGAATCATCCCCCCCCCCACTAGTCAGTCATGGCATTTTTTGCATCGTATTGTAGACATGGTCAGTTTTGGACATTACTACTTGGTCACCAGTTCTCAAAATAGGTAGTGTGAAATCAATGTATTTTACCAGGAACACTCAGTGTAGCGTGCTCAAAGTAGGCTAACATCAATTTATTGGAGAGAAATTGACACTGAAATGTACTGAATGTTATTACCACCTACAACCGAAGTACTCAGGATAGACCAGAGACTTGCCAGTTCGTAATCCACATGGATT
This region includes:
- the LOC112238413 gene encoding protein FAM8A1, whose translation is MADVGNTNRQVDKKNMSFNIREKLDIGENMPKLRHQDTSESGKGTVETRTTSEYCEKLQGWMWQYYTAYVNWQSWLAVSASPYFAPQPMQPLTAPVWPADFPNFDAQNWYNNPFGLPLSTYPTAIPAAGIPPGETAGSGAVSTSVPAQQQPQQNGNAQRPGGEYSIPSPLQRFMAEMVDFFILFFIKATIILSIMHLSGMKDISKFAMHFIVEEIDEDTSMEELQKMMLVALVYRILVCFYEIVCIWGAGGATPGKFLIGLRVISCDSSILVQPNRVLVVPATNVTLSASTVRAMNKNFSIAFLFPAFITVFFFQHNRTVYDMVAGTIVVKRTGAR